One region of Glycine max cultivar Williams 82 chromosome 9, Glycine_max_v4.0, whole genome shotgun sequence genomic DNA includes:
- the LOC100794542 gene encoding uncharacterized protein, with amino-acid sequence MAAASRRSSGPVLRTLSPAGRFRSSRPPPATTAFASSTSTFSARSTAFFQNRSGSPTRDSLYGSSSGSVLSVRFGSISPNRSISVAGAGRQSHHQKRTCMCSPTSHPGSFRCSLHKSFGSRSAVSAAPASNRLNARRSAMTNSLVRIRGVEGELVKRALAALIRPSSHQQRRRGDFRPRPSRLSVMFTAKD; translated from the coding sequence atggCGGCAGCTTCTAGAAGATCAAGCGGACCAGTCCTCCGAACACTCTCGCCGGCGGGAAGGTTTCGCAGTTCCCGGCCACCGCCGGCGACCACCGCCTTCGCGTCCTCAACTTCAACCTTCTCCGCACGGTCCACCGCTTTCTTCCAGAACCGTTCCGGTTCTCCCACACGTGACAGTCTATACGGTTCTTCTTCCGGTTCGGTTCTCTCCGTCCGGTTCGGTTCAATTTCTCCGAACCGCTCCATCTCCGTCGCCGGTGCCGGAAGGCAGAGTCACCATCAGAAGCGAACCTGCATGTGCTCTCCGACGTCGCATCCCGGCTCGTTCCGGTGCAGCCTCCACAAAAGCTTCGGCTCGCGCTCGGCAGTGTCGGCGGCGCCGGCGTCAAATCGGTTGAACGCGCGGCGGTCGGCGATGACGAACTCGCTCGTGAGAATCCGCGGCGTCGAAGGCGAATTGGTGAAGCGAGCCTTGGCGGCGCTGATCCGGCCGTCGTCGCACCAGCAGCGTCGCCGCGGTGACTTCCGCCCGCGGCCGAGCAGGCTCTCTGTCATGTTCACAGCAAAAGATTAA